One Brachybacterium kimchii genomic window carries:
- a CDS encoding gluconate:H+ symporter — protein MSASELHLIFAAIDVVLIIVAIARFKFNPFLALSIGALLLGLASGLGVGDTVDGFESGFGDTLGHTAPVIGFGVMLGAILTATGGASRIADEFVGNRSKALIPVALSVAALIIGLPNLFDVSFVMLVPLVYAVARRTGAHLLYVGLPLTAGLYAAHGLLPPHPSPTAAVGAFDASFGLTVLYGVVIAIPTLLICGVLLPRLLRSSFGDQIDLSGGPAGGAAELSETRPSFALSLFVVLLAPVLLVIGSVGEGRTAEGTVLGVVMRLLANADLVLIISVVVALVTLVPAAKLKLGELQSVAGGALKTVGPVILIIGAGGALGEMLTATGVADVIVDTAQRWSISPLILAWALAALLRIALGSATVGTVTAAGIVAPLAAGGSTSPELLALAAASGSVMLSHVNDSGFWLFKEYFQLSVKQTFKTWTLQLSLQSLIGLVGVLVLSVFVSA, from the coding sequence ATGTCAGCCAGCGAGCTGCACCTGATCTTCGCAGCGATCGACGTGGTCCTGATCATCGTCGCCATCGCGCGATTCAAGTTCAATCCGTTCCTCGCGCTGTCGATCGGCGCCCTGCTCCTCGGCCTCGCGAGCGGCCTCGGCGTGGGGGACACCGTCGACGGGTTCGAGTCCGGATTCGGCGACACACTGGGCCATACGGCTCCGGTGATCGGCTTCGGGGTCATGCTCGGAGCGATCCTCACGGCGACGGGCGGCGCCTCGCGCATCGCCGACGAATTCGTGGGCAATCGATCGAAGGCGCTGATCCCCGTCGCATTGAGCGTCGCTGCCCTGATCATCGGGCTGCCCAACCTGTTCGACGTCTCGTTCGTCATGCTGGTCCCGCTCGTCTACGCAGTGGCACGGCGTACAGGTGCTCACTTGCTGTACGTCGGTCTCCCGTTGACTGCCGGCCTCTATGCGGCACATGGGCTCCTGCCACCGCATCCTTCCCCGACCGCAGCGGTCGGAGCATTCGACGCGAGCTTCGGGCTCACTGTCCTCTACGGGGTCGTCATCGCCATCCCGACGCTCCTCATCTGCGGCGTGCTCCTGCCCCGCTTGCTGCGGTCATCCTTCGGCGACCAGATCGATCTGAGCGGTGGCCCGGCCGGTGGCGCGGCCGAGCTCTCGGAGACCAGGCCCTCCTTCGCGCTCTCACTGTTCGTCGTGCTGCTGGCCCCGGTGCTCCTGGTCATCGGGAGCGTCGGTGAAGGGAGGACCGCTGAGGGGACGGTTCTCGGGGTGGTCATGCGCCTGCTCGCGAATGCAGACCTCGTGCTGATCATCTCTGTCGTCGTCGCTCTCGTGACCCTCGTTCCGGCTGCGAAGCTCAAGCTCGGAGAGCTGCAGTCGGTCGCGGGCGGCGCATTGAAGACAGTCGGGCCCGTCATCCTCATCATCGGCGCCGGAGGTGCGCTCGGGGAGATGCTGACTGCCACGGGCGTCGCAGATGTCATCGTCGACACCGCGCAGCGCTGGAGCATCTCGCCCCTGATCCTCGCGTGGGCACTCGCAGCGCTCCTGCGGATCGCGCTCGGATCAGCGACCGTCGGAACCGTCACCGCGGCAGGAATCGTCGCACCGTTGGCAGCGGGCGGGTCGACCTCTCCGGAGTTGCTCGCCCTGGCGGCCGCGTCGGGATCGGTGATGCTCTCGCACGTCAACGACTCGGGCTTCTGGCTGTTCAAGGAGTACTTCCAGCTCAGCGTGAAGCAGACCTTCAAGACGTGGACGCTGCAACTCTCGCTCCAGTCGCTGATCGGGCTCGTGGGTGTGCTCGTGCTCTCGGTCTTCGTGAGCGCCTGA
- the glsA gene encoding glutaminase A, with the protein MFETDVLEVPQSARTGSLPAESSVRTLLHDVHERYRDLQEGAVADYIPVLAEADPDLFAVSLAEAAGPMHTAGDTSALFTIQSISKAFVLALVTDAIGHESVHEIVGVNNTGLPFNSVIALELNNGSPMNPMVNAGAIATTALMPGRDGAAKFEAIQEGLSAFAGRPLRIDETVLESESASNHRNRGIADLLTSYDRLRIPAEDALDAYTRQCSLLVTSDDLAVMGATLAAGGVNPRTGRRVVSAEVCRDTLAILASCGMYELSGEWMFEIGLPAKSGVSGGIVAVAPGKGAVGVFSPPLDRAGNSVRGLRTCAYLSRALGLNLFASPSP; encoded by the coding sequence ATGTTCGAGACCGATGTCCTGGAGGTTCCACAGAGCGCTCGCACGGGCTCTCTCCCCGCCGAATCCTCCGTGCGCACGCTGCTGCACGACGTGCACGAGCGCTACCGCGACCTGCAGGAAGGCGCGGTCGCGGACTACATCCCGGTGCTGGCGGAGGCCGATCCGGACCTGTTCGCCGTCTCCCTCGCCGAGGCCGCGGGCCCGATGCACACGGCCGGTGACACCTCCGCCCTCTTCACGATCCAATCGATCTCGAAAGCATTCGTGCTCGCTCTGGTCACCGACGCGATCGGCCACGAGAGCGTGCACGAGATCGTGGGCGTCAACAACACCGGGCTGCCTTTCAATTCCGTCATCGCCCTCGAGCTGAACAACGGGAGCCCGATGAACCCGATGGTGAATGCGGGTGCCATCGCCACCACCGCCCTCATGCCGGGGCGGGACGGCGCCGCGAAGTTCGAGGCGATCCAGGAGGGGCTCAGCGCCTTCGCGGGCCGTCCGCTGCGGATCGACGAGACGGTGCTGGAGTCCGAGTCCGCGAGCAACCACCGCAACCGGGGGATCGCCGATCTGCTGACCAGCTACGACCGGCTCCGCATACCTGCGGAGGACGCCCTCGACGCCTACACGCGGCAGTGCTCCCTCCTGGTCACGTCCGATGATCTCGCCGTCATGGGCGCCACCCTCGCGGCGGGCGGCGTGAACCCCCGGACGGGCCGACGGGTCGTCTCGGCGGAGGTCTGCCGCGACACCCTGGCCATCCTCGCGTCGTGCGGCATGTACGAGCTGTCCGGCGAATGGATGTTCGAGATCGGTCTGCCCGCGAAGTCGGGGGTCTCGGGAGGGATCGTCGCCGTCGCACCGGGCAAGGGCGCCGTGGGCGTCTTCTCCCCGCCGCTCGACCGCGCCGGAAACAGCGTGCGCGGCCTGAGGACCTGCGCGTACCTCTCGCGAGCCCTCGGACTGAACCTCTTCGCCTCCCCCAGCCCCTGA
- a CDS encoding amidohydrolase family protein, which produces MTPLRILDAHHHFWDLSSAGHWPWLQDEIDGDFFLGDYSAMRHTFMPTEYGAATQGWNVIGSVHCEAERARDEQIAETDWLAALHAADPRFPAAVVGHVYFTQPDLDDILAAHAESGLVRGVRSKPLTSRTPAESVAGDPGSMQDPRWIAGLHRLAEHGFSWDLRVPFHHLAEAANVISDITGTTVVVNHCGLPLDRSADGLKMWRDGMQKLAALPNTVVKVSELGLPGNRWLGASNERIVRDTLSIFGFERSMFASNLPVATLTAPTFDEVVRTVLAGAGNASEAHLDALFCGTAARVYEVSLPSEVS; this is translated from the coding sequence ATGACCCCGCTTCGCATCCTCGACGCTCACCACCACTTCTGGGACCTATCGAGTGCTGGGCACTGGCCATGGCTCCAGGATGAGATTGACGGGGACTTCTTCCTGGGCGACTACTCGGCCATGCGCCACACTTTCATGCCGACGGAGTATGGAGCTGCGACCCAAGGCTGGAACGTCATCGGCAGTGTGCACTGCGAAGCGGAAAGGGCACGCGACGAGCAGATCGCTGAGACCGACTGGCTTGCCGCTCTGCATGCCGCCGACCCGAGATTTCCAGCGGCCGTCGTCGGTCACGTGTACTTCACTCAGCCTGACCTCGATGACATCCTTGCGGCTCATGCCGAGAGCGGATTGGTACGAGGAGTCCGTTCGAAACCGCTCACGTCCCGCACTCCGGCAGAGTCAGTCGCTGGCGATCCTGGGTCCATGCAAGACCCACGATGGATCGCCGGTCTTCATCGGCTCGCTGAGCATGGGTTCAGCTGGGATCTCCGTGTGCCGTTCCATCACCTTGCGGAGGCTGCGAACGTCATCAGCGACATTACGGGGACGACGGTCGTCGTCAATCACTGTGGGCTGCCGCTCGACCGGAGCGCGGACGGACTGAAGATGTGGCGTGATGGCATGCAGAAGCTCGCCGCTCTGCCCAACACGGTCGTGAAGGTTTCAGAACTCGGCTTGCCCGGCAACCGGTGGCTTGGGGCGTCCAACGAACGCATCGTTCGTGACACGCTCTCCATCTTCGGATTCGAGCGGTCCATGTTCGCATCGAACCTGCCCGTCGCGACGCTGACTGCGCCGACGTTCGATGAAGTCGTCCGCACTGTGCTGGCCGGGGCAGGGAATGCCTCAGAAGCGCACCTGGACGCGCTGTTCTGCGGTACCGCGGCTCGTGTCTACGAGGTCTCCCTGCCTTCTGAGGTGTCATGA
- a CDS encoding sugar phosphate isomerase/epimerase family protein translates to MTSDLRLGFSSYSFHSRLSTGDMTLTEVIDWVAASGAEHLELAILSDEPDSPVPSIGWDEAALDAVREHAASAGITLSSLAVGADLTSEDPDESAAAISRVKAYVDLAHRLGITRMRHDVVRHAGVEGDDTPLFEQVLPRIVASAKEIARRAATLGITTSLENHGFFVQAADRVRRIVHAVDEPNFLTTLDVGNFVCVDESPEASVAQNLPYAMVVHLKDFYIRPADADPGEGWFRSRGGKHLRGAVVGCGDLDLAAICRRIRASDFTGFVAIEFEGWEDSLLGCTRGLANARRLLGI, encoded by the coding sequence GTGACTTCCGACCTCCGTCTCGGCTTCAGCTCGTACTCCTTCCATTCCAGGCTCTCCACCGGCGACATGACGCTGACGGAGGTGATCGACTGGGTCGCCGCGAGCGGCGCGGAGCATCTCGAGCTCGCGATCCTCTCCGACGAGCCCGACTCCCCCGTCCCCTCGATCGGATGGGACGAGGCCGCTCTCGACGCGGTCCGCGAGCACGCGGCCTCCGCGGGCATCACCCTCTCCAGCCTCGCCGTCGGCGCGGATCTCACGTCCGAGGATCCCGACGAGTCGGCCGCGGCGATCTCCCGGGTGAAGGCCTATGTCGACCTCGCGCACCGCCTGGGCATCACCCGCATGCGCCACGACGTGGTGCGCCACGCCGGGGTCGAGGGGGACGACACCCCACTGTTCGAGCAGGTCCTGCCCCGCATCGTGGCGAGCGCGAAGGAGATCGCCCGGCGCGCGGCGACCCTCGGCATCACCACGAGCCTGGAGAACCACGGATTCTTCGTGCAGGCCGCCGATCGCGTGCGCCGCATCGTGCACGCGGTGGACGAGCCGAACTTCCTGACCACCCTGGACGTCGGAAACTTCGTGTGCGTCGACGAGTCGCCCGAGGCGTCGGTGGCCCAGAACCTGCCCTACGCGATGGTCGTGCACCTCAAGGACTTCTACATCCGCCCGGCCGACGCGGATCCCGGCGAGGGCTGGTTCCGCAGCCGCGGCGGAAAGCACCTGCGAGGGGCGGTCGTGGGCTGCGGCGACCTCGATCTCGCCGCGATCTGCCGCCGGATCCGCGCCTCCGACTTCACGGGCTTCGTCGCGATCGAGTTCGAGGGCTGGGAGGACAGCCTGCTGGGCTGCACGCGCGGCCTGGCGAACGCGCGCCGCCTGCTCGGCATCTGA
- a CDS encoding DeoR/GlpR family DNA-binding transcription regulator, which yields MSEGSPLIPEQRRKEILRLVRTEGVVSYRRLTELLGVSQMTVRRDVAVLAEQGRARSTQGGVAAEPREREEPQRAEKARSDVEQKHEIARRAAGLVEDGMSVYLDAGTTVQGLRGELEERRGLTIVTNDLSTAAAFLDHPDAELIMIGGRIDKDNQSSVGRLAEMALDQLTVDIALLSCSVWDVAHGLTTPVEAKVGPKRAALASSTRSVLLADSSKYGLFAQYKVMRLTELDAVITDDRLPQEERRALRQSGVVLDLAGD from the coding sequence ATGTCCGAAGGGTCCCCGCTCATCCCGGAGCAGCGGCGCAAGGAGATTCTGCGGCTGGTTCGGACGGAGGGCGTGGTGAGCTACCGGCGGCTCACGGAGCTCTTGGGGGTCAGTCAGATGACCGTGCGTCGGGACGTCGCGGTTCTCGCCGAGCAGGGGCGCGCGCGCTCCACGCAGGGGGGAGTCGCGGCGGAACCACGCGAGCGCGAGGAACCCCAGCGGGCCGAGAAGGCGCGGTCGGACGTCGAGCAGAAGCACGAGATCGCTCGGCGGGCCGCGGGCCTCGTCGAGGACGGAATGAGCGTGTATCTCGACGCGGGCACGACGGTGCAGGGGCTTCGCGGTGAACTCGAGGAGCGCCGTGGCTTGACGATCGTCACCAATGATCTGAGCACGGCCGCGGCCTTTCTCGATCACCCGGATGCCGAGCTGATCATGATCGGTGGCCGCATCGACAAGGACAACCAGTCGTCGGTTGGGAGGCTGGCGGAGATGGCGCTGGACCAGCTCACCGTGGACATCGCACTGCTTTCGTGCTCGGTCTGGGACGTCGCGCACGGGCTCACCACGCCCGTGGAGGCGAAGGTCGGACCCAAGCGGGCGGCTCTCGCATCGAGCACGCGTTCCGTGCTCCTCGCCGACAGCTCCAAGTACGGGCTTTTCGCGCAGTACAAGGTCATGCGGCTGACGGAGCTGGATGCGGTCATCACGGACGACCGTCTTCCGCAGGAGGAGCGTCGCGCACTGCGACAGTCAGGCGTGGTCCTCGATCTCGCCGGGGACTGA
- a CDS encoding Gfo/Idh/MocA family protein, with amino-acid sequence MSTLGIGIIGAGTIARAHLDAYAVHPEADLVAISDVNPERARAVAEEYGARRAYGDPHELLADPEVDAVSICTWNNTHAEWAIAAVRAGKHVLVEKPLARTLEEAERIQEAVAGSDRVLQVGFVRRHAPNCQVLKSFIDAGDLGEIYYAKASCIRRAGNPGGWFADKDIAGGGPLLDIGIHVLDLCWYLMGSPTAVTVSGSTYDLLGNRSNITTLPRYQVSDHDPAANSVEDMATALVRFDNGATLQIDCSYSLHAAQDSISVSVFGDKGGADLEPRLSIATEMHDSIVNVTPQIGSGTFEMEAGFQAEIAHFVDSCLGRIENLAPVGHGVEIVKILEAIYASAAQGREVALS; translated from the coding sequence ATGAGCACCCTGGGCATCGGCATCATCGGCGCCGGCACCATCGCCCGCGCCCACCTCGACGCCTACGCCGTCCACCCCGAGGCGGACCTCGTCGCCATTAGCGACGTGAACCCCGAGCGCGCCCGGGCGGTCGCCGAGGAGTACGGCGCCCGCCGCGCCTACGGCGACCCGCACGAGCTGCTGGCCGATCCCGAGGTCGACGCCGTGAGCATCTGCACCTGGAACAACACCCACGCGGAGTGGGCGATCGCCGCAGTCCGCGCCGGCAAGCACGTGCTGGTCGAGAAGCCATTGGCCCGCACCCTCGAGGAGGCGGAGCGGATCCAGGAGGCCGTCGCGGGCTCGGACCGTGTGCTGCAGGTCGGGTTCGTGCGCCGCCACGCCCCGAACTGCCAGGTCCTGAAGTCCTTCATCGACGCGGGCGATCTGGGAGAGATCTACTACGCGAAGGCCTCCTGCATCCGGCGGGCGGGCAACCCGGGCGGCTGGTTCGCGGACAAGGACATCGCCGGCGGCGGCCCGCTGCTGGACATCGGCATCCATGTGCTGGACCTCTGCTGGTACCTGATGGGCAGCCCGACGGCCGTCACGGTCAGCGGCAGCACCTACGACCTGCTCGGCAACCGCTCCAACATCACCACCCTGCCGCGCTACCAGGTCTCGGACCACGACCCCGCGGCCAACAGCGTCGAGGACATGGCCACGGCGCTCGTGCGCTTCGACAACGGGGCGACCCTGCAGATCGACTGCTCGTACTCCCTGCACGCGGCGCAGGACTCGATCAGCGTCTCCGTCTTCGGGGACAAGGGCGGAGCCGACCTCGAGCCCCGTCTGAGCATCGCCACCGAGATGCACGACTCGATCGTGAACGTGACCCCGCAGATCGGCTCCGGCACTTTCGAGATGGAGGCCGGTTTCCAGGCGGAGATCGCGCACTTCGTCGACTCCTGCCTGGGTCGCATCGAGAATCTGGCGCCCGTCGGCCACGGCGTCGAGATCGTGAAGATCCTCGAGGCGATCTACGCATCCGCGGCGCAGGGGCGCGAGGTCGCGCTGAGCTGA
- a CDS encoding MFS transporter, translated as MSAASSPSPSPSPSPTKDPEQGRSWVPMIGLFLAQVLMSFNVAALPISLGGMVEDFHVPPTTASSTIVVYGLAVAALVMTGAKLGQRIGWTLIFRGVLVVFAASSLLMIFSRTITWAIAGQLLAGAAAAIIVPALVALIAENYRGAQQATAVGSLGSARAFSGMSAFLIGGTLGTLVGWRPIFLITLALAVAVFALSFTLRSDRGDPTVKIDIIASVLIGAAIVMLTLGFNNLNGWGILRAEDTAPFSVLGMSPAPVLVVLGLISGQAFLLWTRRRMASDRVPLVDLRVLGSRSERSAVYAMFIIVAMEAAVNFTVPTYIQVVQGRAPFATSLAMMPFNLTVFVTATLIVRFYSRFSPRTIALFSFALTTIALVWLAAVVTNNWETLPTILGLIVFGIGQGSLVTLVFNVLVTSAPKRLAGDVGSLRGTTQNLASAVGTAVMGALLVTLLGVNVGRAVVDHTELPPELVSQVDLDNANFVSNAELEELLEGTTATTQQVDAAIEVNEAERLRTLKLGFLVLAGISAAAALPASRLPRYRPEEIPDPAPQD; from the coding sequence ATGTCCGCCGCCTCCTCACCATCGCCGTCGCCATCGCCGTCGCCGACGAAGGACCCCGAGCAGGGACGCTCGTGGGTGCCGATGATCGGGCTGTTCCTCGCCCAGGTCCTCATGTCCTTCAACGTCGCGGCCCTGCCGATCTCGCTGGGAGGCATGGTCGAGGACTTCCACGTCCCGCCCACCACCGCGAGCTCGACGATCGTGGTATACGGCCTCGCCGTGGCCGCGCTCGTGATGACCGGCGCCAAACTCGGCCAGCGCATCGGCTGGACGCTGATCTTCCGCGGCGTCCTCGTGGTGTTCGCCGCCTCGTCGCTGCTGATGATCTTCTCGCGCACCATCACGTGGGCGATCGCCGGGCAGCTGCTCGCCGGCGCCGCCGCCGCGATCATCGTGCCGGCGCTCGTCGCCCTCATCGCCGAGAACTATCGCGGAGCGCAGCAGGCCACCGCCGTCGGCTCCCTGGGGTCGGCCCGGGCCTTCTCGGGCATGAGCGCCTTCCTCATCGGCGGCACCCTGGGGACCCTCGTCGGATGGCGACCGATCTTCCTCATCACCCTCGCCCTCGCCGTGGCGGTCTTCGCGCTCAGCTTCACCCTGCGCTCGGACCGCGGGGACCCCACGGTGAAGATCGACATCATCGCCTCGGTGCTGATCGGCGCCGCGATCGTGATGCTCACCCTCGGCTTCAACAACCTCAACGGGTGGGGGATCCTGCGCGCCGAGGACACGGCCCCGTTCTCGGTGCTCGGCATGTCGCCCGCGCCGGTCCTCGTGGTGCTCGGCCTCATCAGCGGCCAGGCGTTCCTGCTGTGGACCCGCCGCCGCATGGCCTCCGACCGGGTGCCCCTCGTGGACCTGCGGGTTCTCGGCTCGCGCTCCGAGCGGTCCGCCGTGTACGCGATGTTCATCATCGTGGCGATGGAGGCGGCCGTGAACTTCACCGTCCCCACCTACATCCAGGTGGTGCAGGGGCGCGCCCCCTTCGCCACGTCGCTGGCGATGATGCCGTTCAACCTCACCGTGTTCGTCACGGCCACCCTCATCGTCCGCTTCTACTCGCGCTTCAGTCCCCGCACGATCGCCCTGTTCTCGTTCGCGCTGACCACGATCGCGCTGGTCTGGCTCGCAGCGGTGGTCACGAACAACTGGGAGACTCTGCCGACGATCCTCGGGCTCATCGTCTTCGGCATCGGGCAGGGCTCTCTCGTGACCCTGGTCTTCAACGTGCTGGTCACGAGCGCCCCGAAGCGGCTCGCCGGGGACGTCGGATCGCTGCGCGGGACCACGCAGAACCTGGCGTCGGCCGTGGGGACGGCCGTCATGGGTGCGCTCCTGGTGACGCTGCTCGGTGTGAACGTGGGCCGCGCGGTCGTCGATCACACGGAGCTCCCGCCCGAGCTCGTCTCGCAGGTCGACCTCGACAACGCGAACTTCGTGAGCAACGCCGAGCTCGAGGAACTGCTCGAGGGCACGACGGCCACGACTCAGCAGGTCGACGCCGCGATCGAGGTGAACGAGGCCGAGCGCCTGCGCACCCTGAAGCTCGGCTTCCTGGTCCTGGCGGGGATCAGCGCGGCCGCCGCGCTGCCGGCCTCGCGGCTGCCCCGCTACCGCCCGGAGGAGATCCCGGACCCGGCCCCGCAGGACTGA
- a CDS encoding alpha/beta hydrolase fold domain-containing protein, with amino-acid sequence MPASLQEAYEAALAAKPAHVQAMRDAQQPGRAKEPAPMPPDVPERFDVEEREIAGFPVQVLHPRERGSGIQVVYFHGGAYTLPFQQAHWRIVLGLADRTGADLWIPHYLPGPDGTVEDALPFIDALAQEVPRAAGDSRYIVAGESAGGNMALVQTLRAAQNGTRMPDHLVVHAPWVDLRTADPESVRMEPADVLMTVDNLHLSGRNWAGDLDLTDPMVSPIFGDLGSLPPLTVLQGTHDLLLPDVLRFVEGVRAQGGEVELDLVEGAFHVYPGADVPEAHAALDLAAQRILG; translated from the coding sequence ATGCCCGCGTCGCTCCAGGAGGCCTACGAGGCCGCTCTCGCCGCCAAGCCCGCCCACGTCCAGGCGATGAGGGACGCCCAGCAGCCCGGTCGCGCGAAGGAGCCGGCGCCGATGCCGCCCGACGTGCCCGAGCGCTTCGACGTCGAGGAGAGGGAGATCGCCGGGTTCCCGGTGCAGGTCCTGCATCCGCGCGAGCGCGGATCGGGGATCCAGGTCGTCTACTTCCACGGCGGCGCCTACACCCTGCCGTTCCAGCAGGCGCACTGGCGGATCGTGCTGGGGCTGGCCGATCGCACCGGCGCCGACCTGTGGATCCCGCACTACCTGCCCGGGCCCGACGGAACCGTCGAGGACGCCCTGCCGTTCATCGACGCCCTGGCCCAGGAGGTCCCGCGCGCGGCCGGAGACAGCAGGTACATCGTCGCCGGCGAATCCGCCGGAGGGAACATGGCCCTGGTGCAGACCCTGCGCGCCGCGCAGAACGGCACCCGGATGCCGGATCACCTGGTGGTCCACGCCCCCTGGGTCGACCTGCGCACCGCCGATCCCGAGTCCGTGCGGATGGAGCCGGCCGACGTGCTGATGACCGTCGACAATCTGCACCTCTCCGGCCGGAACTGGGCGGGCGACCTGGACCTCACCGACCCGATGGTCAGCCCGATCTTCGGGGACCTCGGCTCCCTGCCGCCGCTCACCGTCCTGCAGGGAACGCACGACCTGCTGCTCCCGGACGTGCTGCGATTCGTCGAAGGCGTCCGCGCACAGGGCGGCGAGGTGGAGCTCGACCTCGTCGAGGGCGCGTTCCACGTCTACCCCGGCGCGGACGTCCCCGAAGCGCACGCCGCCCTGGACCTCGCGGCGCAGCGGATCCTCGGCTGA
- a CDS encoding MFS transporter has product MPAVDDDVLFRKISLRVLPLAMVGFFLSYLDRVNIGFAQDQLSQDLGFSNTAYGLGAGLFFIGYFLFEVPSNLMLTRVGARRWIARIMVTWGLISGCMFLVDSELAFYILRFLLGVAEAGFIPGVLYYMTQWFPPSRRGRAWGLFYIALAASGIVGGPLSGVILDGMQGIAGLDGWRWLFIVEAIPTMLLGLVILVWLPEDPRAVRWLSEREVERLGRLLELGNASSSRAGLGAVFRSPLIWLLTGIYFSYNFALYGISFWLPGLVRGLGVEGDMKVGLVSALPSVAAIVAMVVFGYSSDRHGERRVHIALAFMLGAAGFVICVLANDHALLGIIGLMLANAGALSIPAIFWSFQTAMLSGTALAGGIALINSTGNLAGFAAPYAIGAARDATGSAVVALWVTAGFMALGAVLTLASSALHGSAADTGKRWTRTRGTRS; this is encoded by the coding sequence ATGCCTGCTGTCGACGATGATGTGCTGTTCCGAAAGATTTCGCTCCGTGTGCTTCCTCTCGCGATGGTTGGTTTCTTTCTCTCTTACCTCGATCGTGTGAATATTGGCTTCGCGCAGGACCAGCTAAGTCAAGACCTCGGGTTCAGTAATACTGCGTATGGGCTCGGAGCAGGGCTATTCTTCATCGGCTACTTCTTGTTCGAGGTGCCGTCGAATCTCATGCTGACGCGTGTGGGCGCACGCCGCTGGATTGCGAGGATAATGGTCACATGGGGTCTCATCTCGGGCTGCATGTTCCTTGTTGACTCTGAGTTGGCTTTCTACATTCTCAGGTTTCTTCTCGGGGTTGCCGAAGCAGGGTTTATTCCCGGGGTTCTCTACTACATGACCCAGTGGTTCCCTCCCAGTCGACGCGGCCGAGCATGGGGGTTGTTCTACATCGCCCTAGCGGCGTCCGGAATCGTCGGAGGCCCGCTCTCCGGTGTGATCCTCGATGGCATGCAAGGAATCGCTGGTCTCGATGGGTGGAGGTGGCTCTTCATCGTCGAAGCGATTCCCACCATGTTGCTCGGACTGGTGATCCTGGTGTGGCTGCCGGAAGATCCCCGTGCCGTCCGATGGCTCTCCGAGCGTGAAGTCGAGAGGCTCGGTCGGCTCCTTGAGCTGGGGAATGCTTCGAGTTCGCGCGCCGGACTTGGTGCGGTGTTCCGTAGTCCGCTGATCTGGCTTCTCACCGGAATCTACTTCTCGTACAATTTCGCGCTCTACGGCATTAGCTTCTGGCTTCCTGGGCTTGTCCGTGGACTTGGCGTGGAGGGAGACATGAAGGTCGGACTTGTTTCCGCGCTTCCTAGTGTCGCTGCGATTGTCGCGATGGTCGTCTTCGGGTACAGCTCGGATCGCCACGGCGAACGAAGGGTGCACATCGCGCTGGCCTTCATGCTCGGTGCTGCCGGATTCGTTATCTGTGTCCTCGCGAATGATCACGCGTTGCTCGGAATCATCGGGCTGATGCTGGCGAACGCGGGTGCGCTGTCGATCCCTGCGATCTTCTGGAGTTTTCAGACGGCGATGCTCAGTGGCACGGCGCTGGCCGGGGGTATCGCGCTGATCAACTCAACCGGCAACCTCGCGGGTTTCGCCGCGCCGTACGCGATCGGGGCCGCTCGCGATGCGACGGGCAGCGCCGTCGTCGCGCTCTGGGTGACCGCTGGTTTCATGGCGCTCGGCGCGGTGCTTACGCTTGCCAGCTCCGCGCTCCATGGTTCGGCGGCCGATACCGGAAAGCGCTGGACACGTACGCGAGGGACGCGCAGCTGA